In Sulfuritortus calidifontis, the sequence GCGTGGTTGAACAGCTCGTTTTTGCTGAACAAGCGCCAGGTGGTCCAGGCGGTCTGCATCAGCCAGTCGAGCCGGTTGCGGCGTGGGGTGGGGGTTTTTGCCTCTGCCATGGGCCTCAAGCTAGCCGAAAGTGGGGGAAATGGGCAAGAAAGGTAAAATGGCGGTTTTTCGGGCGGTGCCGGGCCGTTGCCTAAAAGCTCCCCACCCCCCCCTCCCCGCAAGCGGGGAGGGGCGCGCCTCCCCCATTTATGGGGGAGGTTGGGAGGGGGAGTTGCAGCACGGGTTTCAGCCACACCCGATTTCGTCGAACAACCTAGGAAGCTTCTATGTCGCTGATTCGCCCCTTTCCCGCCCTGCGTCCCGCCCCCGGCCGCGCCCAGGATGTGATCGCCCCGCCCTACGATGTGCTCAACACCGAGGAGGCGCGCCTGTTGGCCGAGGGCCGGCCCTGGAGCTTCCTGCACATCTCCAAGCCCGAGATCGATCTGCCGCCCGAGACCGATCCCTATGCGCCGGCGGTCTACGCCAAGGCGGCGGAGAACCTGAAGAAGATGCTGGACGCCGGCGTGCTCAAGCAGGACGACCAGGCCTGCTACTACGCCTATCGCATCATCATGAAGGATCACGTGCAGACCGGCCTGGTCGCCGCCGCCAGCGTGGCCGACTACGACACCAATCGCATCCGCAAACACGAGTTCACCCGGCCGGACAAGGAAGACGACCGCGTGCGTCAGATCGAGGCGCTCAATGCCCAGACCGGCCCGGTGCTGCTGGCCTACCCGAGCCAGCCCGAGGTCGACAGCATCATCGCCGCCGCCACCCAGGGCCACCCCGAGGCCGACGCCATGTCCGAGGCCGGCGTGCGCCACACCCTGTGGGTGATCCGCGAGGCCAAGGCGATTGCCCGGCTGACCGAGCTGTTCGATGCCATGCCAGCTCTCTACATCGCCGACGGCCACCACCGCTCGGCCGCGGCATCCCGCGTCTGCGCCGCGCGCAGGGCCGCCAACCCCAAGCACACCGGAGAGGAACCCTACAACTATTTCCTGTCGGTGATCTTCCCCCATCACCAGATGAAGATCCTGGACTACAACCGGGTGATCAAGGACCTGAACGGTCTGTCCGAGGCCGACTTCCTGGCCAGGGTGGCGGCGGGCTTCAGGGTCGAGGACGCCGCCGCGGCGGTGAAGCCGGTCCGGCCGGGTGAGTTCGGCCTGTATCTGGCCGGCAAGTGGCGCCGGCTCACGATCAAGTCCGAGCTGATCCCGGCCGACCCGGTGGGCCGCCTGGACGTGAGCCTGCTGCAGAACAACCTGATCGCGCCCATCCTCGGCATTGCCGACCCGCGCCGCGACAAGCGCATCGACTTCGTCGGCGGCATCCGCGGCCTGGCCGAGCTGGAGAAGCGGGTGGATTCGGGCGAGATGGCCCTGGCCTTTTCGCTCCACCCCACCGGCATGGAAGATTTGATGGCCGTGGCCGACGCGGGCGAGGTGATGCCGCCGAAATCGACCTGGTTCGAGCCCAAGCTGGCCGACGGCATGGCCTCGCACATGCTCTAATCGAGTGGTCTTGAAGGCAAGGCAAAGGGCTGCCGATGGCTAGCCCTTTTGCTCATTGATTGTTCTGCCACCTGGCGCTG encodes:
- a CDS encoding DUF1015 domain-containing protein, with protein sequence MSLIRPFPALRPAPGRAQDVIAPPYDVLNTEEARLLAEGRPWSFLHISKPEIDLPPETDPYAPAVYAKAAENLKKMLDAGVLKQDDQACYYAYRIIMKDHVQTGLVAAASVADYDTNRIRKHEFTRPDKEDDRVRQIEALNAQTGPVLLAYPSQPEVDSIIAAATQGHPEADAMSEAGVRHTLWVIREAKAIARLTELFDAMPALYIADGHHRSAAASRVCAARRAANPKHTGEEPYNYFLSVIFPHHQMKILDYNRVIKDLNGLSEADFLARVAAGFRVEDAAAAVKPVRPGEFGLYLAGKWRRLTIKSELIPADPVGRLDVSLLQNNLIAPILGIADPRRDKRIDFVGGIRGLAELEKRVDSGEMALAFSLHPTGMEDLMAVADAGEVMPPKSTWFEPKLADGMASHML